From a region of the Helicobacter hepaticus ATCC 51449 genome:
- the tssG gene encoding type VI secretion system baseplate subunit TssG has product MNFTFYRLIKMLLVSLNREQIFLRSARSLGHAYKEVDILQYHGMADLESKDMLPLEASSVKAMEKLPQNISSKMHTESFVEVFSYFFGLLGQSSPLPYYMLDNFAKNEDDGEGFSLFFDFFNNYLLWLFYDSISLRGYHRSFETDFSDRISFVLLKLLGFSDTTSAKAYLPFAPLILSLRRPKAYIEKILAHNFHLHDRISIVENIPQAIRINKNQQNSLGFKNVTLGKSFLLGSTIYSYQNKILLRIKDLHYQEALDYFPHHKQHNKLRESVIFLTNNEFAIDVRLDMQYNPKMDFRLGDIARATLGFGLLLNKKKANFAQCSMLMTLCE; this is encoded by the coding sequence ATGAATTTTACTTTTTATCGGCTAATAAAAATGCTCTTGGTTTCTTTGAATAGGGAGCAAATCTTTTTACGTAGTGCTAGGAGTTTGGGACATGCGTATAAAGAAGTTGATATATTACAATATCATGGTATGGCAGATTTAGAGTCGAAAGATATGCTTCCACTTGAGGCTTCATCTGTAAAAGCTATGGAAAAATTACCTCAAAATATATCTTCCAAAATGCATACTGAATCTTTCGTGGAAGTCTTTAGCTATTTTTTTGGATTGCTAGGGCAATCTTCACCTCTGCCTTATTATATGCTTGATAATTTTGCAAAAAATGAAGATGATGGCGAAGGCTTTAGTCTTTTTTTTGATTTTTTTAATAATTATCTCTTATGGCTATTTTATGATAGCATATCACTTAGAGGTTATCATCGCTCATTTGAGACAGATTTTAGCGATAGAATTTCTTTTGTATTGTTGAAACTTTTAGGTTTTAGTGATACAACAAGTGCAAAGGCATATCTTCCATTTGCACCTCTTATTTTAAGCCTAAGGAGACCAAAAGCTTATATTGAGAAAATTTTGGCACATAATTTTCATTTGCACGATAGAATTTCTATTGTCGAGAATATTCCACAAGCCATTCGTATCAATAAGAATCAACAGAATAGTTTAGGATTTAAAAATGTTACTCTTGGCAAAAGTTTTCTACTAGGTAGCACAATATATTCCTATCAAAATAAAATATTACTCCGCATCAAGGATTTGCATTATCAGGAAGCCCTAGATTATTTTCCACATCATAAGCAACACAATAAACTTAGAGAGAGTGTAATTTTTCTCACCAACAATGAATTTGCCATTGATGTTCGTTTAGATATGCAATATAACCCCAAAATGGATTTTAGGCTCGGCGATATTGCGAGGGCTACTCTTGGTTTTGGGTTATTATTAAATAAAAAAAAGGCGAATTTTGCACAATGTAGTATGTTAATGACACTATGTGAGTAA
- the tssF gene encoding type VI secretion system baseplate subunit TssF: protein MKNIHYFRKELDYLHKMREIFVNKYPKLAPFLSHNSNDPDVERIIESLALLTSKIHEELDGNIPLIAESLINILAPNYTNSLPSMCIQDFALKPESKECKVFIPRHTSLKSTPINQVQCEFKTIYDVCLHPLKISDMSLTNEGKQSVFCLDIVSTNKFFKIADMDIHFLQIYLGSEVYSANTLLLWLLCYLQEIVIVCADTLTSFKIPCDSLETTGFDKNESMFSNGDVGFSAFTLLQELLFLPEKFAFVRIKNLEILKECQSEKMTFKFIFKKELPKDTLPKANQFSLFSTPIVNLFSTQTEPILTDHTRNGYRIFIDRAHLNAYSVIQVLKVKAHNSDSGRRILKNYNSFERFEFVDKGNDFYAISNKQDANGEHYKEISIYSNQSRRETLSIDVLCSNNNLPNGLQIGSINEIVGYQDVLTRNLMLPTKSQHRSIDNATLWDFIATLSFNYQSITHKESFLALLHTYSFNIDKPKNLYEIISESLQKIESKPAYNVNGFITLRGMQITLYIDDSKFYCLGEAYKIGLVLAHFFSSFVSINSFCEVSLCCTTSNTSFSYSIIYGNKALL, encoded by the coding sequence GTGAAAAATATTCATTATTTCCGTAAAGAGCTTGATTATTTGCATAAAATGAGGGAAATTTTTGTTAATAAATATCCCAAACTTGCCCCATTTTTATCCCACAATAGTAATGATCCAGATGTGGAACGTATTATAGAATCTTTAGCGTTATTAACATCTAAGATTCACGAAGAGCTTGATGGCAATATTCCCCTGATTGCAGAATCTTTGATTAACATTCTTGCACCCAATTACACAAACTCGTTGCCATCAATGTGCATACAGGACTTTGCACTTAAGCCAGAAAGCAAAGAATGCAAGGTTTTTATTCCTAGACATACAAGTCTTAAATCTACTCCAATAAATCAAGTGCAATGTGAATTTAAAACTATCTATGATGTTTGTCTGCATCCTCTTAAAATAAGCGATATGTCGCTTACTAACGAAGGGAAGCAGAGTGTATTTTGCCTTGATATTGTAAGCACAAACAAATTTTTTAAAATAGCAGATATGGATATTCATTTTTTACAGATTTATCTTGGCAGTGAGGTTTATAGTGCCAATACATTACTTTTATGGCTTTTATGTTATTTGCAAGAAATTGTTATTGTCTGTGCTGATACTCTCACATCTTTTAAGATTCCTTGTGATTCTTTAGAGACTACGGGTTTTGACAAAAATGAGAGTATGTTTAGTAATGGCGATGTAGGCTTTAGTGCTTTTACACTTTTACAAGAATTGCTTTTTTTGCCAGAAAAATTTGCATTTGTGAGAATAAAAAATCTAGAAATACTAAAAGAATGTCAAAGTGAAAAGATGACTTTTAAATTTATTTTCAAAAAAGAATTGCCTAAAGATACCCTTCCAAAAGCCAATCAGTTTTCGCTATTTAGCACGCCCATTGTTAATCTTTTTTCTACCCAGACAGAGCCGATTCTTACTGACCATACACGAAATGGGTATAGAATATTTATCGATAGGGCGCATCTTAACGCATATTCTGTGATACAGGTATTGAAAGTTAAGGCTCATAATAGCGACTCAGGAAGACGGATATTAAAAAATTACAATAGTTTTGAGCGATTTGAATTTGTAGATAAGGGAAATGATTTTTATGCTATTTCAAATAAGCAAGATGCAAATGGAGAGCATTATAAAGAAATTAGTATTTATAGTAATCAATCTCGCAGAGAAACACTTTCCATTGATGTTTTATGTAGCAACAACAATCTTCCAAATGGTTTGCAGATAGGCTCAATCAATGAGATTGTAGGATATCAAGATGTCCTTACACGTAATCTTATGTTACCTACAAAATCGCAACATAGAAGTATTGATAATGCTACATTGTGGGATTTTATCGCTACCCTTTCTTTTAATTATCAAAGTATAACGCATAAAGAGAGCTTCTTAGCATTGTTGCATACATACAGCTTTAATATTGATAAACCAAAAAATCTTTACGAAATAATAAGTGAATCCTTACAAAAGATAGAATCCAAGCCTGCTTATAATGTCAATGGATTTATTACATTAAGAGGTATGCAAATTACCCTATATATTGATGATTCAAAGTTTTATTGTTTAGGTGAGGCATATAAGATAGGCTTAGTGCTTGCACACTTTTTTTCTTCTTTTGTTAGTATCAATTCTTTTTGCGAGGTATCCTTGTGCTGTACAACAAGTAATACATCTTTTAGCTATTCTATCATCTATGGCAATAAGGCATTATTATGA
- the tssC gene encoding type VI secretion system contractile sheath large subunit, translating to MSGASANTQTSIKELSIIDSIMQTSRYSKEDESYNIAKMGVVEFITEIVKTDSAENKINKYTLDEMIAHIDDIISRQMDEILHNEQIQQLESTWRGLYFLVERTNFQENIKINLFDVTKQEALEDFEANPDITTATLYKRIYSSEYGQFGGEPVGAILGDYALNASTPDMNFLSKMSSIAAMSHAPFLTSMSAGFFGLDNYAELPKIQDLKALLEGPQYVKWRTFRENEDSKYAGLLVTRFLTRSPYEPQENPIKKFNYKENVHNSHNHLLWGNTIYAFATRLTDSFANYRWCGNIIGPKAGGAVKDLPTYIYESFGTTQSKIPTEVLITDRCEYELAESGFIAFTLRRDSNNAVFFSANAALKPKIFPNTPEGKEAETNYRLGTQLPYIFLVSRLAHYLKVLQREEIGSWKERADIENGLNEWMRQYVSDQENPPAEVRSRRPFRGAKVLVSEIEGEAGWYRINLNVRPHFKFMGANFELSLVGKLDRE from the coding sequence ATGAGTGGTGCATCAGCAAATACACAAACTTCAATAAAAGAGCTATCTATCATTGATAGTATAATGCAGACAAGTAGATATTCAAAGGAAGATGAAAGTTATAATATTGCCAAAATGGGTGTGGTGGAATTTATCACAGAAATAGTCAAAACTGATAGTGCAGAAAATAAAATCAACAAATACACGCTTGATGAAATGATAGCGCATATTGATGATATTATCTCACGTCAAATGGACGAGATATTACACAACGAACAGATTCAGCAATTAGAATCTACATGGAGAGGTTTATATTTTTTAGTAGAACGCACTAATTTTCAAGAAAATATAAAAATTAATTTGTTTGATGTAACTAAACAAGAGGCTTTAGAGGATTTTGAGGCAAATCCAGATATTACAACAGCTACATTATATAAACGTATTTATTCTTCTGAATATGGACAATTTGGTGGCGAGCCTGTAGGTGCAATTCTGGGTGATTATGCCTTGAATGCTTCTACGCCTGATATGAATTTTCTTTCTAAGATGTCTTCTATTGCGGCTATGAGCCATGCTCCATTTTTAACTTCTATGAGTGCTGGTTTTTTTGGGCTTGATAATTATGCGGAACTTCCCAAGATACAGGATTTAAAAGCACTTTTAGAGGGTCCGCAATATGTAAAATGGCGCACCTTTAGGGAAAATGAAGATTCTAAGTATGCTGGTTTATTGGTTACACGTTTTCTTACTCGATCTCCTTATGAGCCACAAGAAAATCCTATAAAGAAATTTAATTACAAGGAAAATGTGCATAACTCGCATAATCACTTGCTATGGGGAAATACTATTTATGCTTTTGCTACGCGATTGACTGATAGTTTTGCAAATTATCGCTGGTGTGGAAATATTATAGGACCTAAGGCTGGCGGTGCTGTAAAAGATTTGCCTACTTATATTTATGAAAGCTTTGGCACTACGCAATCTAAGATACCAACGGAGGTGCTTATCACAGATAGATGTGAGTATGAGCTTGCAGAATCTGGCTTCATAGCCTTTACGTTGCGACGTGATAGCAATAATGCAGTATTTTTCTCCGCAAATGCCGCATTAAAGCCAAAAATTTTTCCAAATACGCCTGAAGGAAAAGAGGCAGAGACAAATTATAGGCTTGGTACGCAGTTACCCTATATATTTTTAGTTTCTCGCCTTGCTCATTATCTTAAGGTATTGCAAAGAGAAGAAATTGGGAGCTGGAAAGAAAGAGCAGATATAGAGAATGGCTTAAATGAGTGGATGAGGCAATATGTTTCAGATCAAGAGAATCCTCCCGCAGAGGTTCGAAGTAGGCGACCATTTAGAGGCGCCAAAGTTCTTGTAAGCGAGATAGAAGGGGAAGCAGGTTGGTATAGAATAAATTTAAATGTACGACCCCACTTTAAATTTATGGGAGCAAACTTTGAACTTTCTTTGGTGGGGAAACTTGACAGAGAATAA
- the tssB gene encoding type VI secretion system contractile sheath small subunit → MAENSTPPKERINITYRSKTNGQNPDVELPLKLMVMGNFTGGNDVPFDEREVVSINKHNFNQVMQKMNIGTHVSVKNVLKQDADELSVNLKFEGLGDFSPDSIATQVPELNKLLQLREALVALKGPMGNIPDFRKALLEALKDKDTKEKLLLEIKENQSTDENKK, encoded by the coding sequence ATGGCAGAAAATTCTACTCCGCCAAAAGAGCGGATAAATATCACATATCGTTCAAAGACAAATGGGCAGAATCCTGATGTAGAGCTTCCTTTGAAGCTAATGGTTATGGGTAATTTTACAGGAGGCAATGATGTGCCGTTTGATGAACGAGAGGTTGTGTCTATTAATAAACACAATTTTAATCAAGTAATGCAAAAAATGAATATAGGCACACATGTAAGTGTAAAAAATGTTCTCAAGCAAGATGCAGATGAATTATCTGTAAATCTTAAGTTTGAAGGGTTGGGTGATTTTTCACCAGACAGTATTGCTACTCAAGTGCCAGAGCTAAACAAATTGCTTCAACTACGTGAAGCCCTTGTAGCATTGAAGGGACCAATGGGCAATATTCCAGATTTTAGAAAAGCACTCTTGGAAGCCCTCAAGGATAAAGATACAAAAGAGAAGCTTTTGCTAGAGATTAAAGAGAATCAATCTACAGATGAAAATAAAAAGTGA
- the tssJ gene encoding type VI secretion system lipoprotein TssJ, which translates to MRYIQLYISFCILACFMGLAISGCSSPVKIQAFNQADSNLNNRGDNVPVTLIIYQLKDISKFKQSSIQDLSTRGNVVLGRDIVDFIKVQVPPNEIDVPVAEFAKKEGKYIGVLALFANPQDKKQKFYKKLNRVFSNKIELNIATEGIMQHKKSKQSQGKDTKADGTAGENNIKDLFNE; encoded by the coding sequence ATGCGATATATCCAGCTTTATATTTCCTTTTGCATTCTCGCTTGCTTTATGGGGCTAGCTATTAGTGGGTGCAGCTCACCTGTTAAGATACAGGCTTTCAATCAGGCAGATTCTAACCTTAATAATCGTGGCGATAATGTGCCTGTTACGCTCATTATTTATCAGCTCAAGGATATTAGTAAATTCAAGCAATCTTCCATACAAGATTTAAGCACACGTGGAAATGTTGTCCTTGGAAGGGACATTGTAGATTTTATCAAGGTGCAAGTGCCGCCAAATGAAATTGACGTGCCTGTTGCAGAATTTGCAAAAAAAGAGGGTAAATATATCGGCGTGTTAGCTCTTTTTGCCAATCCGCAGGATAAAAAACAAAAATTCTATAAAAAGCTGAATCGTGTCTTTTCAAACAAAATCGAGCTTAATATTGCCACTGAAGGCATTATGCAACACAAAAAAAGTAAGCAAAGTCAAGGTAAAGATACAAAGGCTGATGGCACTGCTGGAGAAAACAATATAAAGGATTTGTTCAATGAATAG